Proteins co-encoded in one Halorussus lipolyticus genomic window:
- a CDS encoding PHP domain-containing protein, whose protein sequence is MSVFADLHVHTTNSDGEMELSEVPEAARDAGVSVVAITDHDRLHPELPTPVTAFEGVTVVHGIELRVEPEDGERVDLLGYGVTPTPDLVDELDRIQADRKERGRKIIANVEESLGVDLGLEAREGLGRPHVARAVVDHPETDYDEPGDVFDDLIGNDGPCFVARDVTPFERGVELLQDACGLVGLAHPYRYDDPEEALKLTRYLDAVERYYPYGDEVDARPVERAIAEYDLIPTGGTDAHGHELGKAGLSKPEYRHFRSSVNL, encoded by the coding sequence ATGAGCGTCTTCGCGGACCTACACGTCCACACTACGAACTCCGACGGCGAGATGGAACTGTCGGAGGTGCCCGAGGCCGCCCGCGATGCGGGCGTCTCGGTCGTGGCCATCACCGACCACGACCGACTTCACCCCGAACTCCCGACGCCGGTCACGGCGTTCGAGGGCGTCACGGTCGTCCACGGCATCGAACTGCGCGTCGAACCCGAGGACGGCGAGCGCGTGGACCTGCTGGGCTACGGCGTCACGCCGACGCCGGACCTCGTGGACGAACTCGACCGCATTCAGGCCGACCGCAAGGAGCGCGGCCGGAAGATAATCGCAAACGTCGAGGAGTCCCTCGGCGTGGACCTCGGCCTCGAAGCGCGCGAGGGTCTGGGTCGGCCCCACGTCGCCCGCGCCGTCGTGGACCACCCCGAGACCGACTACGACGAACCCGGCGACGTGTTCGACGACCTCATCGGCAACGACGGTCCCTGCTTCGTGGCCCGCGACGTGACGCCCTTCGAGCGCGGCGTCGAACTCCTGCAAGACGCCTGCGGACTCGTCGGACTGGCCCACCCCTACCGCTACGACGACCCCGAGGAGGCCCTGAAACTGACCCGCTACCTCGACGCCGTGGAGCGATACTACCCCTACGGCGACGAGGTAGACGCTCGCCCGGTCGAGCGCGCCATCGCCGAATACGACCTGATTCCGACCGGCGGGACCGACGCCCACGGCCACGAGTTGGGGAAGGCGGGCCTGTCGAAACCGGAGTACCGTCACTTCCGGTCGTCGGTCAATCTGTAG
- a CDS encoding 4Fe-4S dicluster domain-containing protein produces the protein MAIDPQFHENREKVDDHEGHDVWGPVDEPEKLGIHGTHVAVDFDLCIADGACLEDCPVDVFEWVDSPDHPESEKKADPANEAQCIDCMLCVDVCPVDAIDVDAGRA, from the coding sequence ATGGCCATTGACCCGCAATTTCACGAAAACCGCGAGAAGGTAGACGACCACGAGGGCCACGACGTGTGGGGTCCCGTAGACGAACCGGAGAAACTGGGCATCCACGGCACCCACGTCGCCGTGGACTTCGACCTCTGCATCGCCGACGGCGCGTGTCTGGAGGACTGCCCGGTGGACGTGTTCGAGTGGGTGGACTCCCCCGACCACCCCGAGAGCGAGAAGAAAGCCGACCCCGCCAACGAAGCCCAGTGCATCGACTGCATGCTCTGCGTGGACGTTTGCCCCGTGGACGCCATCGACGTGGACGCGGGCCGGGCCTAA
- a CDS encoding YkgJ family cysteine cluster protein → MEVNCEECAGCCIDWRAIAPEPSDHERRGPREPLDDTYNLVALTRDDARALLDAGLADALTPRLWRDEDGVEIDGVPLSTIDGKPAFFLGLRKPRKPVGPFGTDSSWLPTCVFLDPTTLQCRIHDEETYPTECAEYPGHNLKLDHETECERVEESFGGNRLLDDDPPEDLSGFLFGPQAVGQKVFVFPDPERLSGVVARAEAGELTADDRALFVAVAVSSAPGTTRVAEDKFELALPEARETDSWAGRAIADWEERAGEAGTEAPDSELARRVEEERGAPETPGWDE, encoded by the coding sequence ATGGAAGTGAACTGCGAGGAGTGCGCCGGGTGTTGCATCGACTGGCGCGCAATCGCACCCGAACCCAGCGACCACGAGCGTCGGGGGCCGCGCGAGCCCTTGGACGACACCTACAATCTCGTGGCGCTGACTCGGGACGACGCTCGGGCGCTCCTCGACGCCGGACTGGCCGACGCGCTGACGCCCCGACTCTGGCGCGACGAGGACGGCGTCGAAATCGACGGCGTGCCCCTCTCGACCATCGACGGCAAGCCCGCGTTCTTCCTCGGCCTTCGCAAGCCTCGGAAGCCGGTCGGCCCCTTCGGGACGGACTCCTCGTGGCTCCCGACCTGCGTCTTCCTCGACCCGACGACGCTCCAGTGTCGGATTCACGACGAGGAGACCTACCCCACCGAGTGCGCCGAGTATCCCGGACACAATCTGAAACTGGACCACGAAACCGAATGTGAGCGCGTCGAGGAGTCGTTTGGCGGGAACCGCCTGCTGGACGACGACCCGCCAGAGGACCTCTCGGGGTTCCTGTTCGGCCCGCAAGCCGTGGGTCAGAAGGTGTTCGTCTTCCCCGACCCGGAACGCCTGTCGGGCGTCGTCGCCCGCGCCGAGGCCGGCGAACTCACCGCCGACGACCGCGCGCTGTTCGTCGCAGTCGCGGTGTCGTCTGCACCCGGCACGACGAGAGTTGCCGAAGACAAGTTCGAGTTGGCGCTCCCCGAGGCCCGCGAGACCGATTCGTGGGCGGGCCGGGCCATCGCCGACTGGGAGGAGCGCGCCGGTGAGGCGGGGACCGAAGCCCCAGACTCGGAACTGGCCCGGCGCGTCGAGGAGGAACGCGGCGCTCCCGAAACTCCCGGTTGGGACGAGTAG
- a CDS encoding NAD-dependent epimerase/dehydratase family protein, whose protein sequence is MPPNRTVVVTGGLGRSGRWIADLLAEEDWRVVCVDTTHPGWEIDARENLDFRSADLTNRGEALDLLADLNPDAVVHWAALPSPTRHAGGRVFETNVLSAYNVLVGAGRADARIAWASSESAYGFAFAEEKRLPERLPIREAHAVRPEDPYGTSKVVGEEVAKMVTRRFGVPVASIRPSWIQYPGEYECVEARENLANGAGNFWSYVDVRDVASIVSRALDADFSGHEPFHAAAGDNYLEMPIEDALAEFFGGLPDDCNVSGDDSALSVAKADEVLDWHPEYSWREAADAEVAGPELVRN, encoded by the coding sequence ATGCCACCAAATCGAACGGTCGTCGTCACCGGTGGTCTCGGACGCTCCGGGCGCTGGATAGCCGACCTCCTCGCCGAGGAGGACTGGCGCGTCGTCTGCGTCGATACCACCCATCCGGGGTGGGAAATCGACGCCCGCGAGAACCTCGATTTCCGGTCTGCGGACCTGACGAACCGGGGCGAGGCCCTCGACTTGCTCGCCGACCTCAATCCCGACGCCGTGGTCCACTGGGCCGCGCTCCCGTCGCCGACGCGCCACGCCGGGGGTCGGGTCTTCGAGACGAACGTGCTGTCTGCGTACAACGTCCTCGTCGGCGCGGGCCGAGCAGACGCACGAATCGCGTGGGCCTCCAGCGAGAGCGCCTACGGGTTCGCCTTCGCCGAGGAGAAGCGCCTCCCCGAGCGCCTGCCGATTCGGGAGGCCCACGCCGTGCGGCCCGAAGACCCCTACGGAACCTCCAAAGTCGTCGGCGAGGAGGTCGCTAAGATGGTGACGCGGCGGTTCGGCGTCCCGGTCGCCTCGATTCGCCCCTCGTGGATTCAGTACCCCGGCGAGTACGAGTGCGTCGAGGCCCGCGAAAATCTCGCCAACGGCGCGGGTAATTTCTGGTCCTACGTCGATGTCCGCGACGTGGCGAGCATCGTCTCGCGGGCGCTGGACGCAGATTTCTCGGGCCACGAACCCTTCCACGCCGCCGCAGGAGACAACTACCTCGAAATGCCCATCGAGGACGCGCTGGCGGAGTTCTTCGGCGGTCTGCCCGACGACTGCAACGTCTCGGGCGACGATTCGGCCCTCTCGGTGGCGAAGGCCGACGAGGTGCTGGACTGGCACCCCGAGTACTCGTGGCGCGAGGCGGCCGACGCGGAAGTTGCGGGACCCGAGTTGGTCCGGAATTGA
- a CDS encoding DUF7561 family protein, whose protein sequence is MATDTCDGCGEEVKIAGGIANLWTLENDSTGGMTLEFDADGTEHFLCFECIERLPDDPSGEDVAALGKS, encoded by the coding sequence ATGGCCACCGACACCTGCGACGGTTGTGGCGAGGAGGTCAAAATCGCGGGCGGCATCGCCAACCTCTGGACCCTCGAAAACGACTCGACCGGCGGGATGACCCTCGAATTCGACGCCGACGGGACCGAACACTTCCTGTGTTTCGAGTGCATCGAGCGACTGCCCGACGACCCGAGTGGTGAGGACGTGGCGGCGCTCGGAAAATCCTGA
- a CDS encoding helicase C-terminal domain-containing protein, with product MNPDRIFEEFPAPSYRGNQRDALGDIESAFAEGNDVVLVRAPTGSGKSLLARAIAGCARQPDEAAPSDATGAYYTTPQVSQLDDVAEDDLLDDLKIIRGKRNYNCILPGETDTPVDRAPCAREKGYDCSVKHRCPYFSDRAIASNREIAAMTLAYFMRTAGSEVFRKRDVVVIDEAHGLAEWAEMYAAIDLNPRTVPIWDDLKIPDLESAGVDRAVEYADRIQNACERRKDELVAKQELTPDEAGKRDRLQELIGELDWFVEDYRDTQSATTWVVDQPGGAGGAITIKPMNPERYLSHTVWERGNKFALLSATILNKQAFCRQVGLDPENVALVDVGHTFPVENRPLYDVTQGKMTYEHRDDTLPAIARTVVQVMQEHRGEKGIVHCHSYAIQERLADSLDQMGVGDRIRTHDKETRDAQLDSWKATDGEEVFLSVKMEEALDLKGDLARWQVICKAPFLNTNDSRVAHRLEEGQWAWYYRSALRTVIQACGRVVRSPDDYGATYLADSSLLQVFDRAEGDTPDWFREQVECMSRPDLPEFDPQSASKSAEGATAEVASAGNRGRSRNSTRTDSHSSDSRGRQSSSAQSASEESGGSSSGGTSSGGTRERKSPMADVWDVE from the coding sequence GTGAACCCCGACCGGATATTCGAGGAGTTCCCCGCGCCCTCCTATCGGGGCAACCAGCGTGACGCCCTCGGAGACATCGAATCCGCCTTCGCCGAGGGCAACGACGTGGTTCTGGTCCGCGCGCCGACCGGGAGCGGCAAGTCCCTGCTGGCGCGCGCTATCGCCGGGTGCGCCCGCCAACCCGACGAGGCCGCGCCGAGCGACGCCACCGGGGCGTACTACACCACGCCGCAGGTCTCCCAGTTGGACGACGTGGCCGAGGACGACCTGTTGGACGACCTCAAAATCATCCGGGGCAAGCGCAACTACAACTGCATACTCCCCGGAGAAACCGATACCCCGGTGGACAGGGCACCCTGCGCTCGGGAGAAGGGATACGACTGCTCGGTCAAACATCGGTGTCCCTACTTCTCGGACCGAGCGATTGCGAGCAACCGCGAAATCGCGGCCATGACGCTGGCGTACTTCATGCGGACTGCTGGGTCAGAGGTGTTCCGCAAACGCGACGTGGTGGTGATAGACGAGGCCCACGGACTCGCAGAGTGGGCCGAGATGTACGCCGCCATCGACCTCAACCCCCGAACCGTGCCCATCTGGGACGACCTGAAGATTCCCGACTTGGAGAGCGCCGGGGTTGACCGGGCGGTCGAGTACGCCGACCGGATTCAGAACGCCTGCGAGCGCCGGAAAGACGAGTTGGTCGCAAAGCAGGAGTTGACCCCCGACGAGGCCGGGAAGCGCGACAGACTCCAAGAACTCATCGGCGAGTTGGACTGGTTCGTAGAGGACTACCGCGACACCCAGAGCGCGACGACGTGGGTGGTGGACCAACCCGGCGGTGCCGGCGGAGCAATCACCATCAAGCCGATGAACCCCGAGCGGTATCTGAGCCACACCGTCTGGGAGCGGGGCAACAAGTTCGCCCTGCTGTCGGCGACGATTCTGAACAAGCAGGCGTTCTGTCGGCAGGTCGGCCTCGACCCCGAGAACGTTGCGCTGGTGGACGTGGGCCACACCTTCCCGGTCGAGAACCGGCCGCTCTACGACGTGACGCAGGGCAAGATGACCTACGAACACCGCGACGACACCCTGCCAGCCATCGCCCGGACCGTGGTGCAGGTGATGCAGGAACACCGCGGCGAGAAGGGAATCGTTCACTGCCACTCCTACGCGATTCAAGAGCGATTGGCCGACAGCCTCGACCAGATGGGCGTCGGCGACCGCATCCGGACCCACGACAAGGAAACCAGAGACGCCCAGTTAGACTCGTGGAAGGCTACCGACGGCGAGGAGGTCTTTCTCTCGGTCAAGATGGAGGAGGCCCTCGACCTGAAGGGCGATTTAGCGCGCTGGCAGGTCATCTGCAAGGCCCCGTTCCTCAACACCAACGACTCCCGAGTCGCCCACCGCCTCGAGGAGGGCCAGTGGGCGTGGTACTACCGGTCTGCGCTCCGGACCGTGATTCAGGCCTGCGGCCGGGTCGTCCGGTCGCCCGACGACTACGGCGCGACGTATCTCGCGGATTCGAGTCTCTTGCAGGTCTTCGACCGGGCCGAGGGAGACACCCCCGACTGGTTCCGCGAGCAAGTCGAGTGCATGAGTCGCCCCGACCTGCCGGAGTTCGACCCCCAGAGCGCGAGCAAGTCGGCAGAGGGGGCGACTGCGGAGGTGGCCAGCGCGGGGAACCGGGGCCGGTCCCGGAACAGCACTCGGACCGACTCGCACTCGTCGGACAGTCGCGGGCGACAGTCGTCGAGCGCACAGTCGGCCAGCGAGGAGTCCGGCGGGTCGTCCTCGGGCGGAACCTCGTCCGGCGGGACCCGCGAGCGAAAGAGTCCGATGGCGGACGTCTGGGACGTGGAGTAG
- a CDS encoding DUF5789 family protein, translating into MTLQQATELLREHDYPATTDQLTDSYGDYELDLPNGTETIGEVFARVESETCGTSSEAEELLYSAVSGKAIGRKGYSDRDPTTLGTAGPGEVSF; encoded by the coding sequence ATGACGCTCCAACAGGCGACCGAACTGCTCCGCGAACACGACTACCCCGCGACGACTGACCAACTCACCGACTCCTACGGCGACTACGAACTCGACCTGCCGAACGGGACCGAGACCATCGGCGAGGTGTTCGCCCGCGTCGAGTCCGAGACCTGCGGCACCTCCAGCGAGGCCGAGGAGCTACTCTACTCGGCAGTCAGCGGGAAGGCCATCGGCCGGAAGGGGTACAGCGACCGGGACCCGACGACGCTCGGCACGGCGGGGCCGGGAGAAGTCTCGTTCTAA
- a CDS encoding HalOD1 output domain-containing protein, giving the protein MHEPESLVATAVDLGNSSPNVSHSYYDPVDGGSLAETILETLEAASDRPATEMNVRLYDAIDPDALDDLFEPTRAGSNRDEGRVSFSIAEFAVDVHASGHVFVRPMN; this is encoded by the coding sequence ATGCACGAACCAGAATCATTAGTTGCGACTGCGGTGGACCTCGGGAATAGCTCGCCGAACGTATCTCATAGTTACTACGACCCTGTAGATGGCGGTAGCCTCGCCGAGACGATATTGGAGACGCTGGAGGCGGCGTCGGACCGCCCGGCCACCGAGATGAACGTCCGCCTCTACGACGCTATCGACCCGGACGCGCTCGACGACCTTTTCGAACCGACCCGCGCCGGGTCGAACCGGGACGAGGGTCGAGTCTCGTTCTCCATCGCCGAGTTCGCGGTTGACGTTCACGCCAGCGGCCACGTCTTCGTCCGGCCGATGAACTGA
- a CDS encoding 60S ribosomal export protein NMD3: MTTEAREFCPNCGDPIEVDPAERTPLPDAVGKRGKEQKLCDSCYFDRFDLVDAPDRIEVLVCSQCGAVHRGKRWVDVDARDYTDVAIDEVSQALGVHLDAYDVSWQVDPEQVDQNTIRMHCHFSGIVRETFVEEEVVVPVKISRQTCTRCGRIAGDYYASTVQIRAEDRTPTTEEIERAEEIAHEIVAEMEETGDRNAFVTEVSETDDGVNIKVSTTNIGKKISAKVVEEFGGSFSDAETLVTEDEDGEEVYRVTYAVRLPPYSPGEIIDPKDDDGPVLVRSVRGNLKGTRLTTGEDYEATFEEGDAPEARRLGDLDDAETTTLVAVEDERAVQVLDPETYRTETIARPDYMDTDADEVPVLKSRAGLHVVPEQDDE, from the coding sequence ATGACTACCGAAGCCCGCGAGTTCTGTCCCAACTGCGGGGACCCCATCGAAGTGGACCCTGCCGAGCGGACGCCCCTCCCCGACGCTGTCGGCAAGCGCGGCAAGGAGCAGAAGCTCTGCGACTCTTGCTATTTCGACCGATTCGACCTCGTAGACGCGCCGGACCGCATCGAGGTGCTGGTCTGCTCGCAGTGCGGGGCGGTCCACCGCGGCAAGCGGTGGGTGGACGTTGACGCCCGAGACTACACCGACGTCGCCATCGACGAGGTTAGCCAAGCCCTCGGCGTCCACCTCGACGCCTACGACGTGTCGTGGCAGGTGGACCCCGAACAGGTGGACCAGAACACCATCCGGATGCACTGTCACTTCTCGGGCATCGTCCGCGAGACGTTCGTCGAGGAGGAGGTCGTCGTCCCGGTCAAAATCTCGCGCCAGACCTGCACCCGGTGCGGTCGCATCGCCGGCGACTACTACGCCAGCACGGTCCAGATTCGGGCCGAGGACCGCACTCCCACGACCGAAGAAATCGAGCGCGCCGAGGAAATCGCCCACGAAATCGTCGCCGAGATGGAGGAGACCGGCGACCGCAACGCCTTCGTGACCGAGGTCAGCGAGACCGACGACGGCGTGAACATCAAGGTCTCGACCACCAACATCGGCAAGAAGATTTCCGCCAAGGTGGTCGAGGAGTTCGGCGGCAGTTTCTCGGACGCCGAAACCCTCGTGACCGAGGACGAGGACGGCGAGGAAGTGTACCGCGTGACCTACGCCGTGCGCCTGCCGCCGTACTCGCCCGGCGAGATTATCGACCCGAAGGACGACGACGGCCCGGTCCTCGTCCGGAGCGTCCGCGGGAACCTGAAGGGAACCCGACTCACCACCGGCGAGGACTACGAGGCCACCTTCGAGGAGGGCGACGCGCCCGAGGCCCGGCGACTCGGTGACCTCGACGACGCCGAGACGACAACGCTCGTGGCGGTCGAAGACGAGCGCGCGGTCCAAGTGCTGGACCCCGAGACCTACCGGACCGAGACCATCGCCCGGCCCGACTACATGGACACCGACGCCGACGAGGTGCCGGTCCTCAAGAGTCGCGCTGGCCTCCACGTCGTGCCCGAGCAGGATGACGAGTAG
- a CDS encoding DUF6757 family protein → MRCHYCDREASFAPELNGVQVGLCDAHFRDQFEYLAETDALAYLRQELDVDRPE, encoded by the coding sequence ATGCGGTGTCACTACTGCGACCGGGAAGCGTCGTTCGCCCCCGAACTGAACGGCGTGCAGGTGGGTCTCTGCGACGCGCACTTCCGCGACCAGTTCGAATACCTCGCGGAGACCGACGCGCTGGCGTACCTCCGACAGGAACTGGACGTAGACCGGCCGGAGTAG
- a CDS encoding DUF5786 family protein: MSMGAYDEDEHERRERKNNTVDVSEDDDRTTYHGSVEYDSGDSAEALLDQFEEIKSGK; this comes from the coding sequence ATGTCAATGGGTGCCTATGACGAAGACGAACACGAACGCCGCGAACGCAAGAACAACACCGTCGATGTCAGCGAGGACGACGACCGGACGACCTATCATGGCTCCGTAGAGTACGACTCCGGTGACTCCGCCGAGGCGCTCCTCGACCAGTTCGAGGAGATAAAGTCGGGTAAATAG
- a CDS encoding DUF5784 family protein, giving the protein MASPLRFRRSTERWTDDRIERDIYEPLDGKFGAQLLTPHYAGPSSYRTRRIEMGNGDLALFCWNDDEAFWLGNTETPSALWRTEKYTFEEIPYSVARWAQRELLADLTVEDPWLAEYDHLSWFFLPVLFSKDGRHSTRTFFREHAMGFPDSSRDDALAFYERFLSTGVLDDHRYEMASKIGTSPQVDPVRMASAMSEFTAAKVLTDADYGITPEIEVTTGHSLDFQAHPEEGNDSEAPLVEVTRPRPPTRRHADTPTAAVRETAETKTSGQLQKHGGGAVLFVDCSGFREDEWAAVKGEKPSVGHRPAVVFRARPSGRIEAYSEGTLPLDLDGAIDWV; this is encoded by the coding sequence GTGGCGAGTCCGCTCCGCTTTCGCCGCTCCACGGAGCGGTGGACTGACGATAGAATCGAACGCGACATCTACGAACCGCTGGACGGGAAGTTCGGCGCGCAGTTGCTGACACCCCACTACGCCGGGCCGTCTAGCTACCGCACGCGCCGCATCGAGATGGGCAACGGCGATTTGGCGCTGTTCTGCTGGAACGACGACGAGGCCTTCTGGCTCGGCAACACCGAGACGCCCTCCGCGCTCTGGCGCACCGAGAAGTACACCTTCGAGGAGATTCCCTACTCCGTCGCCCGGTGGGCACAGCGCGAACTACTGGCTGATTTGACAGTCGAGGACCCGTGGCTGGCCGAGTACGACCACCTCTCGTGGTTCTTCCTCCCGGTCCTGTTCTCGAAGGACGGCCGACACTCGACCCGGACGTTCTTCCGGGAACACGCGATGGGATTCCCCGACTCCTCCCGCGACGACGCGCTGGCGTTCTACGAACGATTCCTGAGTACCGGCGTCTTGGACGACCACCGCTACGAAATGGCGTCGAAAATCGGCACTAGCCCGCAAGTTGACCCCGTGCGGATGGCCTCGGCGATGAGCGAGTTCACCGCGGCCAAGGTCCTGACCGACGCCGACTACGGGATTACGCCCGAAATCGAGGTCACGACCGGCCACTCGCTGGACTTTCAGGCTCACCCCGAGGAGGGCAACGATAGCGAGGCCCCGCTGGTCGAAGTCACTCGACCCCGACCACCCACGAGGCGACACGCCGACACGCCGACCGCCGCGGTCCGCGAGACGGCCGAGACCAAGACCTCCGGCCAACTCCAGAAGCACGGCGGCGGCGCGGTCCTGTTCGTGGACTGCTCGGGATTCCGCGAGGACGAGTGGGCCGCGGTCAAGGGCGAGAAACCGAGTGTGGGCCACCGGCCAGCGGTGGTCTTCCGCGCCCGGCCCTCGGGCAGAATTGAGGCCTACAGCGAGGGAACGCTCCCGCTGGACCTCGACGGCGCTATCGACTGGGTTTGA
- a CDS encoding mechanosensitive ion channel family protein, producing MGTRPRQLLSFLEGVSTTEMQLAASAVLLVAGVATTRLFAPLGVKFARRKITETLVRGRVERGLALVAEYVPWRVPAWLFVRLLQGVVVSLTTLALLAVWGQFELLLTLFALFQQSIPVLIQVGLTAGLVLGAYVGTDFLEDWLARFTERSDRLTSHQEEISVRVLQLVTFTAVGLVVLSIWNVDLSGLLVGAGFLGIVIGMAARQTLGSLIAGFVLMFARPFEIGDWVEIGEYEGIVTDITITNTRVENFDGEFVIIPNDKVGDSTVINRTKKGRLRLRLDVGIDYEADVEEAVGLAKDAMKEVDPVMVVPSPEAHPKQFGDSAVVVELRFWIDKPSARRKTRAIAAVVREVKSAFDREGVKIPYPQRELAGREETRGFQVRHEPPGNAPADANERRPPLESQ from the coding sequence ATGGGTACACGACCGCGCCAACTCCTCTCTTTTCTCGAAGGTGTTTCGACCACCGAGATGCAGTTGGCCGCAAGCGCAGTTCTCCTCGTCGCTGGCGTCGCTACGACTCGGTTGTTCGCTCCGCTCGGCGTGAAATTCGCTCGAAGAAAGATTACGGAGACGCTCGTCCGCGGACGAGTCGAACGCGGCCTAGCGTTGGTCGCCGAGTACGTCCCGTGGCGGGTTCCGGCGTGGTTGTTCGTCCGCCTGTTACAGGGCGTCGTCGTCTCGCTCACGACGCTGGCACTGCTGGCCGTCTGGGGACAGTTCGAACTCCTGTTGACGCTGTTCGCGCTGTTCCAGCAGTCGATTCCGGTGTTGATACAGGTCGGTTTGACTGCCGGCCTCGTGTTGGGGGCCTACGTCGGCACGGACTTTCTCGAAGACTGGTTGGCGCGGTTCACCGAGCGGTCCGATAGACTGACCAGCCATCAGGAGGAGATTTCGGTCCGGGTCCTCCAACTCGTGACGTTCACGGCCGTCGGACTGGTCGTGCTGTCGATTTGGAACGTGGATTTGAGCGGTCTGCTGGTCGGGGCCGGGTTCCTCGGTATCGTCATCGGTATGGCGGCCCGCCAGACGCTCGGGTCACTCATCGCCGGATTCGTGTTGATGTTCGCCCGCCCGTTCGAAATCGGCGATTGGGTCGAAATCGGCGAGTACGAGGGTATCGTCACCGACATCACGATTACTAACACGCGAGTCGAGAACTTCGACGGCGAGTTCGTCATCATCCCGAACGACAAGGTGGGCGACAGTACGGTCATCAACCGGACCAAGAAGGGCAGACTCAGGCTTCGCCTCGACGTTGGCATCGATTACGAGGCCGACGTGGAGGAGGCCGTCGGCCTCGCCAAGGACGCGATGAAGGAAGTCGATCCGGTGATGGTCGTCCCCTCGCCGGAGGCCCACCCCAAGCAGTTCGGCGATTCGGCGGTCGTCGTCGAACTCCGGTTCTGGATAGACAAGCCCAGCGCCCGGCGTAAGACCCGCGCTATCGCCGCCGTCGTCCGCGAGGTCAAGTCGGCATTCGACCGCGAGGGCGTCAAGATTCCGTATCCTCAGCGCGAACTCGCCGGCCGCGAGGAGACCCGCGGCTTTCAGGTGCGTCACGAACCGCCGGGGAACGCTCCGGCAGACGCCAACGAGAGGCGTCCGCCACTCGAATCCCAGTAG
- a CDS encoding class I SAM-dependent methyltransferase: MTSSAETPLAALVRKPESEAAIAALQDEGVYDATRRVREHSDEFVELPVIDPPTETDVLDVVEQVDPERRLPDLDSHLREMGWSEAEIARAPGSWAVVGSIVLVTFEDCPDREEVAEALLSLHGEADTVLAHEGVSGEHREPSVSVVAGAGDTETVHTEHGTRYALDLSKVMFSPGNKAERARMGEAVEPGERVFDMFAGIGYFTLPMARAGAEVTAVEKNPESFQFLVENAMLNDVSDRVSAFRADCRDVEMDPEADRVVMGYYEAADYLDSGLSALKPGGVVHMHEATPEDLLWDRPVSRLRDAAEEVGREIEVLDRRKVKSHSEGVWHVVVDARVE, translated from the coding sequence ATGACGAGTAGCGCTGAAACCCCGCTCGCCGCGCTGGTCCGCAAACCCGAGAGCGAGGCCGCCATCGCGGCCCTGCAAGACGAAGGCGTCTACGACGCGACCCGACGGGTCCGGGAACACAGCGACGAGTTCGTGGAACTGCCTGTCATCGACCCGCCGACCGAGACCGACGTGCTGGACGTGGTGGAGCAGGTGGACCCCGAGCGCAGACTGCCGGACCTCGATTCGCACCTCCGGGAGATGGGGTGGTCCGAGGCCGAAATCGCTCGCGCGCCGGGGTCGTGGGCGGTCGTCGGGAGCATCGTTTTGGTGACGTTCGAGGACTGTCCCGACCGCGAGGAGGTCGCCGAGGCGCTCCTTTCGCTCCACGGCGAGGCCGACACGGTGCTGGCCCACGAGGGCGTCTCGGGTGAACACCGCGAACCCTCGGTCTCGGTCGTGGCTGGTGCGGGCGACACCGAGACGGTCCACACCGAACACGGGACCCGGTACGCGCTGGACCTCTCGAAAGTTATGTTCTCGCCGGGCAACAAGGCCGAACGCGCCCGGATGGGCGAGGCGGTCGAACCGGGCGAGCGCGTCTTCGACATGTTCGCGGGCATCGGCTACTTCACCCTGCCGATGGCCCGCGCCGGGGCCGAGGTGACTGCGGTCGAGAAGAACCCCGAGTCCTTCCAGTTCCTCGTGGAGAACGCGATGCTCAACGACGTTTCAGACCGCGTGTCGGCCTTCCGGGCGGACTGCCGCGACGTGGAGATGGACCCCGAGGCCGACCGCGTGGTGATGGGCTACTACGAGGCCGCGGACTACCTCGATTCGGGCCTCTCGGCGCTGAAACCCGGCGGCGTGGTCCACATGCACGAGGCGACGCCCGAGGACCTCCTCTGGGACCGCCCGGTCTCTCGCCTCCGGGACGCCGCCGAGGAGGTCGGCAGAGAAATAGAAGTCCTCGACCGCCGGAAGGTCAAGAGCCACAGCGAGGGCGTCTGGCACGTCGTCGTGGACGCCCGAGTGGAGTAA